The genomic region tgtgatatatatatatatatatatatgcatttatttatttatttataattttcttttttttaacatataatctggttatatatatttagatataataattataaaaagtcagtaaaaatattaaactTCATcacatattaaatatatatatatatgtatattttatatgctTCACCTTTTCGTATATTAACTTTTCTTATATTAACgttaaacaaaaaaaataataaataaataaataaataaataagtataataaataaatataataaataaatataataaataaataatcaGAGTATAAGGTTGAACCTATTTCTCTTgtatgtaataatatttgattagaatttattttgaaatgtttatataattataatttttattagtCCTAAAATTGTATGGTTGTTTTAATGGGTTATGGgtaggaaaaaaatatatacttatatgtataaatatatatatataaatttttttttttttttttgctgAGAAGcaaatattttgttttgttaAATTTACTGCACATGAGAAATATGTAACATGAAATAAggatatataataaatgtattacaatatgtatgtatatatatatatatagtaacACGTTCAgacattatattttattcataatttattattatccttttttttttttttttaacaataatgttaattttttaaaaatgataataaatatttttcttccttttcataaccataatatttgtatgtCTCCAtcataagaataataaggttttttttgtacatattcatttttaaaaaattatttaaactTTTATCAGCTTGCATCTgataataagaaataaaaaaatatagtatatgacaaaataaagtagaaaaaaataaaagtttTCATATGAACAtcacacatatatatatatatatatatatatatatatatatatatatatgtatattttaatatggTTCATATGTAGATATCACATTTTTGTAATCCTTAAGATAATCTTTTAAAtagtaaaaaatatatatttttttatatgcatattttatttttgtatcccattttttatgatttaccttcatatttaaatgtaGAAATACTACAGTGAAATATGCCCACAATTTCGtattgaaaatatttatctCGTTTgctttatataatattttatatgcatagatgaaatttttttttttaattaaataatagtaTGCTAAATCTAGATAAGCATAACTTGTCTTATAAATTTGtaatgaattttttatcatacTCTTACTTTCTGAATATCtatttaatgaaaaatatattttatttaattgtagatatattttaactctcacattattatatttacataaatttaaatatttttccatAAATTCTATACACTTTTCATAgctttttaatttatataaacattgTGTATAgatgtataatatatccaCGTTATTTAAGTGTTCGTGTTTTTCTTCTATCAAATTAGTACACCTGAGGTAATCTAAgaacaataaataaaaaaaaaaataaaaataaaaataaataaaagaaaagagaaaaaaaaacaaaaatgttaaaaaatatacattcttatatttagttgtatatattattaataatgtgTACCTTTTATTgagaaaaatattcttataGTCAGATGATGAAATAAACGAGAGTTAATAGTTAAGTCAGTTAAAAGTTTTCTTCGATTTTCATATATGAACataacaatattaataatattatattttaaacaatatattataaataacaacatatatttatcttttagtggaattttattttctgAACTTTCGATATAGTTCAATAAGAAATTCTCTGTGTGACAAGGAGAGATTTCTGATTTCgtttttacatttttaaaagatgaATTTTCCTTACCTTTATCCTTTCTTCTTGAAATATTGGTATtgtcatatatatttatgttataattattattattcttatcaCTGTTATATGTGTTTTCACTTTGTTCATTTTGTATATCTATTCGTTCATCTTGATTACATATTTCTTCAATTTGTATATCCactttgtttttttttatatccacatcgttttttttaatatccacttcgtttttttttatatccacttcgtttttttttatatccacttcgtttttttttatatccatttcttcattttgtatatctttcatttcattattttcattttttattttttttttggatcctttttttttctccttATGATCCTTTTCAATAtcttttttctctttttttttactttctttattattGCATTTTCTGGattcaaaaaatttttccttttcttcttcatatAGGTTGGAGTTCTTTTCTATACACTctttcaatatatttaaattttcatttaaaagtatacacatatttatataatagtatatataattacgttgaaaaaaataacaaaggcttttaatatatatacatatattctcgcatatattcaaatgattattatgcaaagtactatatatatataaattatttatatttaaatggtcttcctcttctttttcttttaacTCTTGTTCTATTTTATCTTCTACGTTATCCTCTACGTTATCCTCTACTTTATCTTGtacttcattttttattttttcctttacctttttttttatttcttcttcattttcttttcttttttgcaaaatgtttataatataattagCTAATTTTAAACTctctttatatttatgtatgttCAAATATNNNNNNNNNNNNNNNNNNNNNNNNNNNNNNNNNNNNNNNNNNNNNNNNNNNNNNNNNNNNNNNNNNNNNNNNNNNNNNNNNNNNNNNNNNNNNNNNNNNNNNNNNNNNNNNNNNNNNNNNNNNNNNNNNNNNNNNNNNNNNNNNNNNNNNNNNNNNNNNNNNNNNNNNNNNNNNNNNNNNNNNNNNNNNNNNNNNNNNNNNNNNNNNNNNNNNNNNNNNNNNNNNNNNNNNNNNNNNNNNNNNNNNNNNNNNNNNNNNNNNNNNNNNNNNNNNNNNNNNNNNNNNNNNNNNNNNNNNNNNNNNNNNNNNNNNNNNNNNNNNNNNNNNNNNNNNNNNNNNNNNNNNNNNNNNNNNNNNNNNNNNGTgaattagaaaaatatatatatatatatatatatatatctgTGTACGCGAATATGTGAAtacattaatatttttttttttttttttttgaatatattacaCTGTTGGTTAGTTCTATATACGTGCACAAACAAGAAATTGAAGTGTCTAcaatatttgtattaatataagTATCATAATAGTCGAAATTATCctgaaaattataattatgattatcatcataataagtgttttcttcatttttctcattttctttattttcttcattttcttcattttttttattgtcttcattttcttcatttttctcattttctttattttcttcatttttctcattttcttcattttttttattgtcttcattttttttattgtcttcatttttttcattttcttcattttttttcttcccTTCATTTTCTTCCCTATATTTTCGAATCTGCCTTTCCTTATCATATTTAAGGTTGataatgttattttttaataacataACTTTagaatacatataaataatatctgtaaacataatttttatatttttattttcctcCATATTTAAAACGGATAAGATATCTTCCTGGTGatcatttcttttaaatatttcttcatcttcttttattagatgtttatataatataatatcttcAAAGTGTTCAATATAATCAAAAAGATAAGAATTGAAATTACTTTGATTACCCGTACaaatatgatttattaatgatgttatattattttctgGATTATTAgaatatacattttttttttcatttatttttgttttcttgtatatataattatcttctacagtattattatcataacCTGTATAATTTTCgattatattaataatatgattatcacctttttgtataaatatatcgtttatatttttttcttttatattacgttcgtatacattatttatctttttataaagtattaatattattgcttggataaaaggaatatttctttcatattttaataaatgtacattttctataataatattatataaataatattctagattatttatgttattatattttttaatgtcATTTATTgattctttatatatattatcttctttttcaaaataattatttattatgacATTAGATGATTCATACATAAAATTGAACAGATAGACAAAAATGcaattaatattttcttcagAGATAAAATTtgatttttctttttttattttatccTTATCCAACATATCGTCATTATCACTAGATGGGTCCATGCAAAGCTCCTCActtatattaaaatgtttataaatttttttattaattatatcataAGTTACTTTAATCTGAAAAGTGAATGTATGGAGTATGTGAGGGGTATAACTTTACAGCTTAGTATATATGGGCGATGGGAAAATGAGGTTGCCTttagaatatattttatatatgtcgtatataatattatcatatatatatatatatatatgtatgtatgtatgtatgtgtgtgtgtgtgtgtgtTTCCATTTATTTACCATAACGTCTTTCATATTATTGTATAAGTTTATGTACGTAGGGTTCTCCTTCAAGTTGtttaaaaaggaaaaatattcttttgaCCTTtgataaattttaatttgttcTTCCTTTCTTAATTGTTTTATTTCGTCGTTCACAAATTTTATTCCTTCCATAACTGatctatataatatttttatgaaattaaaaatatgtatttatgtgtgtgtatgtgtgtgtgtgtgtgtATGTGTATGTGTATGTGTATGTGTTTGTGTGTGTGTATGTGTATGTGTATGTGTATGTGTTTTTGTTTGTATTTGTATTTGTATTTGTTTTTGTGCATATGCTTATATGTAAATGTTACATAATATTGTATCctcttatatataacaaaaataatttttcaaaaatgAACAATTTATAGGATATTTATGTGGAgaaagtatatattttaatattaataccTATTAAACAAATTACTGATGTTCTCTTTTTGctttttatcattttctatttgaatttctttttttaaatttgGACGTACAGTATGAACTGAAAAAGGACTTTCCACCATTTTTCTTTGTAAGAAGGCTATCCAAAATATTAcgtcatatatatatatatatatatatatatatatgataaatataacttttttttatatattttttatttttatttttatttttttttcttttatatacGTTTATAAAATTGTATGGTTAGCTGTATATACGaatttgtaaaaatatcTAAACATTGATTGCCACTTTgttttacattttttatgtccttttttaaatgttttatatgATGAAGTTTGTACTTTGCATTAACGACTACATgtaaaggaaaaaaaaaaaaaaaaaaaaaaaaaaaaaaaaaaaaaaagattaaTGTATCCACATAATTGtgcatacatatatatacatatatattttattaccTTTGTTTAATATTACATCAGATATATTAACTTCAAAGGTTGCACATAGAGTATCTACTATATTGGGGGTTACATTATCTAAAGAGAAAATGTGAAGAGCGTTTTACTTTGAATGTACATTCATAATAAGGtgttttaaatatacacacatatatttatat from Plasmodium reichenowi strain SY57 chromosome 8, whole genome shotgun sequence harbors:
- a CDS encoding hypothetical protein (conserved Plasmodium protein, unknown function~part of same gene as PRSY57_0819100A~gap found within coding sequence) gives rise to the protein YLNIHKYKESLKLANYIINILQKRKENEEEIKKKVKEKIKNEVQDKVEDNVEDNVEDKIEQELKEKEEEDHLNINNLYIYSTLHNNHLNICENICIYIKSLCYFFQRNYIYYYINMCILLNENLNILKECIEKNSNLYEEEKEKFFESRKCNNKESKKKEKKDIEKDHKEKKKGSKKKIKNENNEMKDIQNEEMDIKKNEVDIKKNEVDIKKNEVDIKKNDVDIKKNKVDIQIEEICNQDERIDIQNEQSENTYNSDKNNNNYNINIYDNTNISRRKDKGKENSSFKNVKTKSEISPCHTENFLLNYIESSENKIPLKDKYMLLFIIYCLKYNIINIVMFIYENRRKLLTDLTINSRLFHHLTIRIFFSIKDYLRCTNLIEEKHEHLNNVDILYIYTQCLYKLKSYEKCIEFMEKYLNLCKYNNVRVKIYLQLNKIYFSLNRYSESKSMIKNSLQIYKTSYAYLDLAYYYLIKKKNFIYAYKILYKANEINIFNTKLWAYFTVVFLHLNMKMQADKSLNNFLKMNMYKKNLIILMMETYKYYGYEKEEKYLLSFLKN
- a CDS encoding hypothetical protein (conserved Plasmodium protein, unknown function~part of same gene as PRSY57_0819100B~gap found within coding sequence), which encodes MEYKEKPEGPFFVSFYVTNFNSSDQSFSYKINIVDFYNNLYESNIISQNNFKQINFSNNYIQLNEEIFVKTNISDDNNFVLIGYENIKAFSFLHEQLIISKNIIITYKYVDQKENVVNKNIDNEKNKKTKDNEKEGKNKKKKEKNKNNTKNEMEILENSIKKDIDINFNITLNINSLVGHYCDRLNYNIMNVKIDGIYNISSSIEEIVPKRNSLNFQMKLLDISLYNGIPIEDKENKKYNITWNNNNIYKYRNIKEIEYIYKYLFYESFNVNGWIICFNENKKPKDNVTPNIVDTLCATFEVNISDVILNKVVNAKYKLHHIKHLKKDIKNVKQSGNQCLDIFTNSYIQLTIQFYKPFLQRKMVESPFSVHTVRPNLKKEIQIENDKKQKENISNLFNRSVMEGIKFVNDEIKQLRKEEQIKIYQRSKEYFSFLNNLKENPTYINLYNNMKDVMIKVTYDIINKKIYKHFNISEELCMDPSSDNDDMLDKDKIKKEKSNFISEENINCIFVYLFNFMYESSNVIINNYFEKEDNIYKESINDIKKYNNINNLEYYLYNIIIENVHLLKYERNIPFIQAIILILYKKINNVYERNIKEKNINDIFIQKGDNHIINIIENYTGYDNNTVEDNYIYKKTKINEKKNVYSNNPENNITSLINHICTGNQSNFNSYLFDYIEHFEDIILYKHLIKEDEEIFKRNDHQEDILSVLNMEENKNIKIMFTDIIYMYSKVMLLKNNIINLKYDKERQIRKYREENEGKKKNEENEKNEDNKKNEDNKKNEENEKNEENKENEKNEENEDNKKNEENEENKENEKNEENTYYDDNHNYNFQDNFDYYDTYINTNIVDTSISCLCTYIELTNS